A region of Panthera uncia isolate 11264 chromosome D4, Puncia_PCG_1.0, whole genome shotgun sequence DNA encodes the following proteins:
- the CREB3 gene encoding cyclic AMP-responsive element-binding protein 3 isoform X1 produces MPFPRQRKLQIPNASGIPGMELALDLGDQELLDFLLEESGDLGAEQPLSETLNEWEVEDFLISLLSPPTSLNVFSSSDSCLVHHDHTYSLPQQHVSIDVDGGKYGKEGAQTTPLHVEEPAEQGIARLILTDEEKRLLEKEGLTLPGTLPLTKMEEQILTRVRRKIRNKKSAQESRRKKRLYMGGLESRVLKYTAQNLELQNKVQLLEEQNSSLLDQLKRLQAMVIQISNKTSSSSTCVLVLLFSFCLLVLPAMYSSDTRGSLPAEHGVLSRQLRALSSEDPHQLELPALQSEVPKDSSDQELQALGNSCCLLRQMPQAPGAKSALTLPLPVPSPKSPCSGPVLPLPANFTREGGWLPTHSPTSVILQGRYSG; encoded by the exons ATGCCATTTCCGCGTCAAAGGAAACTCCAAATCCCGAATGCCTCAGGG ATACCCGGTATGGAGCTGGCATTGGACTTGGGTGACCAGGAGCTGCTGGACTTCCTGCTAGAAGAAAGCGGAGATTTGGGGGCAGAGCAGCCGCTTTCCGAG ACACTGAATGAATGGGAGGTAGAGGATTTCCTGATCTCCCTGCTGAGTCCCCCAACGTCGTTGAACGTTTTCAGCTCCTCTGATTCCTGTCTTGTCCACCATGATCACACCTACTCTCTCCCACAGCAACATGTCTCTATAGATGTAG ATGGTGGGAAGTATGGAAAAGAGGGGGCCCAGACGACTCCACTCCATGTGGAGGAGCCGGCGGAACAG GGGATTGCTAGGCTGATACTGACAGATGAGGAGAAGAGGCTGTTGGAGAAGGAGGGGCTTACTCTGCCTGGGACACTTCCTCTTACTAAG ATGGAGGAACAAATTTTGACACGAGTGCGGAGGAAGATTAGAAACAAAAAGTCTGCTCAAGAGAGCCGCAGGAAGAAGCGGCTGTATATGGGAGGCTTAGAAAGCAG AGTCTTGAAATATACAGCCCAGAATCTGGAGCTACAGAACAAAGTACAGCTCCTGGAGGAACAGAATTC GTCCCTTCTGGACCAGCTGAAGAGACTCCAGGCCATGGTGATTCAGATATCCAACaaaaccagcagcagcagcacctgtgTCTTG GTcctacttttttccttctgtctcctcgTCCTACCTGCTATGTACTCCTCTGACACAAGGGGGAGCCTGCCAGCTGAGCATGGAG TGTTGTCCCGCCAGCTTCGTGCCCTCTCCAGCGAGGACCCTCACCAGCTGGAGCTGCCTGCCCTGCAGTCAGAGGTACCAAAGGACAGCTCAGACCAGGAGCTCCAGGCTCTCGGCAACTCTTGCTGTCTGCTGAGACAGATGCCTCAGGCTCCTGGTGCCAAGTCTGCCTTGACATTGccacttcctgtcccctccccaaagTCCCCCTGCTCAGGTCCAGTCCTTCCCCTGCCCGCAAACTTCACAAGAGAAGGGGGATGGCTCCCTACTCACAGCCCTACATCTGTTATCTTACAGGGCAGATATTCAGGCTAG
- the CREB3 gene encoding cyclic AMP-responsive element-binding protein 3 isoform X2 yields MPFPRQRKLQIPNASGIPGMELALDLGDQELLDFLLEESGDLGAEQPLSETLNEWEVEDFLISLLSPPTSLNVFSSSDSCLVHHDHTYSLPQQHVSIDVDGGKYGKEGAQTTPLHVEEPAEQGIARLILTDEEKRLLEKEGLTLPGTLPLTKMEEQILTRVRRKIRNKKSAQESRRKKRLYMGGLESRSLLDQLKRLQAMVIQISNKTSSSSTCVLVLLFSFCLLVLPAMYSSDTRGSLPAEHGVLSRQLRALSSEDPHQLELPALQSEVPKDSSDQELQALGNSCCLLRQMPQAPGAKSALTLPLPVPSPKSPCSGPVLPLPANFTREGGWLPTHSPTSVILQGRYSG; encoded by the exons ATGCCATTTCCGCGTCAAAGGAAACTCCAAATCCCGAATGCCTCAGGG ATACCCGGTATGGAGCTGGCATTGGACTTGGGTGACCAGGAGCTGCTGGACTTCCTGCTAGAAGAAAGCGGAGATTTGGGGGCAGAGCAGCCGCTTTCCGAG ACACTGAATGAATGGGAGGTAGAGGATTTCCTGATCTCCCTGCTGAGTCCCCCAACGTCGTTGAACGTTTTCAGCTCCTCTGATTCCTGTCTTGTCCACCATGATCACACCTACTCTCTCCCACAGCAACATGTCTCTATAGATGTAG ATGGTGGGAAGTATGGAAAAGAGGGGGCCCAGACGACTCCACTCCATGTGGAGGAGCCGGCGGAACAG GGGATTGCTAGGCTGATACTGACAGATGAGGAGAAGAGGCTGTTGGAGAAGGAGGGGCTTACTCTGCCTGGGACACTTCCTCTTACTAAG ATGGAGGAACAAATTTTGACACGAGTGCGGAGGAAGATTAGAAACAAAAAGTCTGCTCAAGAGAGCCGCAGGAAGAAGCGGCTGTATATGGGAGGCTTAGAAAGCAG GTCCCTTCTGGACCAGCTGAAGAGACTCCAGGCCATGGTGATTCAGATATCCAACaaaaccagcagcagcagcacctgtgTCTTG GTcctacttttttccttctgtctcctcgTCCTACCTGCTATGTACTCCTCTGACACAAGGGGGAGCCTGCCAGCTGAGCATGGAG TGTTGTCCCGCCAGCTTCGTGCCCTCTCCAGCGAGGACCCTCACCAGCTGGAGCTGCCTGCCCTGCAGTCAGAGGTACCAAAGGACAGCTCAGACCAGGAGCTCCAGGCTCTCGGCAACTCTTGCTGTCTGCTGAGACAGATGCCTCAGGCTCCTGGTGCCAAGTCTGCCTTGACATTGccacttcctgtcccctccccaaagTCCCCCTGCTCAGGTCCAGTCCTTCCCCTGCCCGCAAACTTCACAAGAGAAGGGGGATGGCTCCCTACTCACAGCCCTACATCTGTTATCTTACAGGGCAGATATTCAGGCTAG
- the GBA2 gene encoding non-lysosomal glucosylceramidase isoform X2 translates to MAAPESDLKGNKGGQRTQRDDRGGARGGFIAVAANAAAATAPRLHGNTSSPRLSPAPGPPRRHLTTTAARIWTCLERYFVPKDLGPGTIEVVGTQDPENMGTGVPASEQTSCAKGDPQVYCPDNAGGTEAGQVTDCDSPEDNRPLSEPGCSNPQDCGQLMASYEGKAKGYQVPPFGWRICLAHEFAEKRKPFNANNISLSNLIKHLGMGLRYLQWWYRKTQVEKKTPFIDLINCVPLRQIYGCPLGGIGGGTITRGWRGQFCRWQLNPGMYQHQTVIADQFTVCLRREGTTVYQQVLSVERPSVLRSWNWGLCGYFAFYHALYPRAWTVYQLPGQNVTLTCRQITPILPHDYQDSSLPVGVFVWDVENEGDEALDVSIMFSMRNGLGGGDDAPGGLWNEPFYLERDGETVQGLLLHHPTLPNPYTMAVAARLTVDTTVTHITAFDPDSTGQQVWQDLLQDGQLDSPAGRSTPSQKGVGIAGAVCVTGKLPPRGQCRLEFSLAWDMPRIMFGAKGQVYYRRYTRFFGRDGNAAPTLSHYALCRYTDWEEKISAWQSPVLDDRSLPAWYKSALFNELYFLADGGTVWLEVPEDSLPEELVGSMCQLRPILQEYGRFGYLEGQEYRMYNTYDVHFYASFALVMLWPKLELSLQYDMALATLREDLTRRQYLMSGVMAPVKRRNVIPHDIGDPDDEPWLRVNAYVVHDTADWKDLNLKFVLQVYRDYYLTGDQGFLRDMWPVCLAVMESEMKFDKDQDGLIENGGYADQTYDGWVTTGPRRGQEAYERLLWNGRYYNYDCSPPPQSCSIMSDQCAGQWFLRASGLGEGDTEVFPTPHVVCALQTIFEFNVRAFAGGAMGAVNGMQPHGVPDRSSVQSDEVWVGVVYGLAATMIQEGLTWEGFQTAEGCYRTVWERLGLAFQTPEAYCQQRVFRSLAYMRPLSIWAMQLALQQQQHKKASRPIAEQGTGLSTGPKLGPKEAMANPK, encoded by the exons GACCCAGAGAGACGACCGAGGGGGAGCCCGAGGCGGCTTTATTGCTGTCGCCGCCAACGCCGCTGCAGCAACAGCTCCCAGGCTCCACGGAAACACTAGCTCACCTCGGCTTTCCCCAGCGCCTGGCCCTCCGAGACGACACCTAACAACCACCGCCGCCCGCATCTGGACTTGCCTAGAGAGATACTTTGTACCCAAAGACTTGGGACCCGGGACCATCGAGGTCGTGGGGACCCAGGATCCTGAGAACATGGGAACCGGAGTCCCAGCCTCGGAGCAGACTAGCTGTGCCAAAGGGGATCCACAGGTTTATTGCCCTGATAATGCTGGAGGCACTGAGGCTGGGCAGGTTACAGACTGCGACAGCCCTGAAGACAATCGGCCCCTAAGTGAGCCGGGCTGCAGCAATCCGCAGGACTGTGGGCAACTGATGGCTTCTTATGAAGGCAAAGCTAAGGGCTACCAGGTGCCTCCCTTTGGCTGGCGCATCTGCCTGGCTCATGAGTTTGCAGAGAAGAGGAAACCCTTTAATGCCAACAACATCTCCCTGAGCAACCTGATAAAGCATCTGGGCATGGGCTTGCG GTATTTGCAGTGGTGGTACCGGAAGACCCAGGTGGAGAAGAAAACACCTTTCATTGACCTCATCAATTGTGTACCCCTGAGACAGATCTATG GTTGTCCTTTGGGTGGCATCGGGGGAGGCACTATCACTCGAGGTTGGAGAGGCCAGTTCTGTCGTTGGCAGCTCAATCCTGGAATGTACCAGCACCAGACAGTCATTGCTGACCAA TTCACAGTGTGCTTGCGTCGGGAAGGGACGACTGTGTACCAGCAAGTCCTGTCTGTGGAGCGCCCAAGTGTCCTACGCAGCTGGAACTGGGGCCTGTGTGGGTACTTTGCATTCTACCACGCCCTCTATCCCCGAGCCTGGACTGTCTATCAGCTTCCTGGTCAGAATGTCACCCTTACCTGTCGCCAGATCACACCCATCTTGCCCCATGACTACCAG GACAGCAGCCTGCCTGTAGGAGTCTTTGTGTGGGATGTGGAAAATGAAGGGGATGAAGCCCTGGACGTGTCCATCATGTTCTCCATGCGGAATGGACTGGGGGGTGGAGATGATGCCCCAGGGGGATTGTGGAATGAGCCCTTCTATCTGGAGCGTGATGGGGAGACTGTACAGGGGCTGCTGCTGCATCATCCAACCCTTCCAAACCCCTACACGATGGCTGTGGCTGCACGACTCACG GTGGATACCACGGTAACCCACATCACAGCCTTTGACCCTGACAGCACTGGGCAGCAGGTGTGGCAAGACCTACTTCAAGATGGACAGCTGGACTCCCCTGCTG GCCGAAGCACCCCCTCACAGAAAGGAGTAGGCATTGCTGGGGCTGTGTGTGTTACGGGCAAGCTGCCACCTCGAGGCCAGTGCCGCCTGGAGTTCTCGCTGGCTTGGGATATGCCCAGAATCATGTTTGGAGCTAAGGGCCAGGTCTACTACAG ACGGTACACAAGGTTCTTTGGCCGCGATGGTAATGCAGCTCCCACCCTCAGCCACTATGCATTGTGCCGATACACAGACTGGGAAGAGAAGATCTCAGCTTGGCAGAGCCCGGTATTGGACGACAG ATCCTTGCCTGCCTGGTACAAATCTGCGCTGTTCAATGAACTATACTTCCTGGCTGATGGAGGCACAGTATGGCTGGAGGTTCCTGAAGACTCCTTACCAGAGGAGCTGGTGGGAAGCATGTGTCAGCTCCGCCCCATCCTCCAGGAGTATGGTCGATTTGGCTACCTTGAAG gcCAGGAATATCGCATGTACAACACATATGATGTCCACTTTTATGCTTCATTCGCCCTCGTCATGCTCTGGCCCAAACTCGAGCTCAGCCTGCAGTATGACATGG CTCTGGCCACGCTCAGGGAGGACCTGACACGGCGACAATACCTGATGAGTGGGGTAATGGCACCTGTGAAAAGGAGGAACGTCATCCCCCATGATATTGGAGACCCAG ATGACGAGCCATGGCTCCGGGTCAATGCATATGTGGTCCACGATACCGCTGACTGGAAGGACCTAAACCTGAAGTTTGTGCTGCAGGTTTACCGAGACTATTACCTGACGGGTGACCAGGGCTTCCTGAGAGACATGTGGCCTGTATGTCTG GCCGTGATGGAGTCTGAAATGAAGTTTGACAAGGACCAAGATGGACTCATTGAGAATGGAGGCTATGCAGACCAGACCTATGATGGATGGGTCACCACAGGCCCCAG ACGAGGTCAAGAAGCCTATGAGAGACTACTATGGAATG GCCGCTATTACAACTATGATTGCAGCCCTCCACCTCAGTCCTGTAGCATCATGTCTGACCAGTGTGCTGGCCAGTGGTTCCTGAGGGCCAGTGGTCTaggagaaggagacactgag GTATTTCCTACCCCTCACGTGGTCTGTGCTCTCCAAACCATCTTCGAGTTCAATGTCCGGGCCTTTGCAGGAGGAGCCATGGGGGCTGTGAATGGGATGCAGCCCCATGGTGTTCCTGACAGATCCAGTGTCCAGTCTGATGAAGTCTGGGTGGGTGTGGTCTATGGGTTGGCAGCCACCATGATCCAGGAG GGCCTGACTTGGGAAGGTTTCCAGACAGCTGAAGGCTGCTACCGAACTGTGTGGGAGCGCCTGGGCCTGGCCTTCCAGACCCCTGAAGCATACTGCCAGCAGCGGGTATTCCGCTCACTGGCCTACATGCGGCCGCTGAGCATCTGGGCCATGCAGCTGgccctgcagcagcagcagcataaaAAGGCCTCCAGGCCGATAGCCGAACAGGGCACAGGACTAAGCACAGGGCCTAAACTTGGACCAAAGGAAGCCATGGCAAACCCAAAGTGA
- the GBA2 gene encoding non-lysosomal glucosylceramidase isoform X1: MAAPESDLKGNKGGQRTQRDDRGGARGGFIAVAANAAAATAPRLHGNTSSPRLSPAPGPPRRHLTTTAARIWTCLERYFVPKDLGPGTIEVVGTQDPENMGTGVPASEQTSCAKGDPQVYCPDNAGGTEAGQVTDCDSPEDNRPLSEPGCSNPQDCGQLMASYEGKAKGYQVPPFGWRICLAHEFAEKRKPFNANNISLSNLIKHLGMGLRYLQWWYRKTQVEKKTPFIDLINCVPLRQIYGCPLGGIGGGTITRGWRGQFCRWQLNPGMYQHQTVIADQFTVCLRREGTTVYQQVLSVERPSVLRSWNWGLCGYFAFYHALYPRAWTVYQLPGQNVTLTCRQITPILPHDYQDSSLPVGVFVWDVENEGDEALDVSIMFSMRNGLGGGDDAPGGLWNEPFYLERDGETVQGLLLHHPTLPNPYTMAVAARLTVDTTVTHITAFDPDSTGQQVWQDLLQDGQLDSPAGRSTPSQKGVGIAGAVCVTGKLPPRGQCRLEFSLAWDMPRIMFGAKGQVYYRRYTRFFGRDGNAAPTLSHYALCRYTDWEEKISAWQSPVLDDRSLPAWYKSALFNELYFLADGGTVWLEVPEDSLPEELVGSMCQLRPILQEYGRFGYLEGQEYRMYNTYDVHFYASFALVMLWPKLELSLQYDMALATLREDLTRRQYLMSGVMAPVKRRNVIPHDIGDPDDEPWLRVNAYVVHDTADWKDLNLKFVLQVYRDYYLTGDQGFLRDMWPVCLAVMESEMKFDKDQDGLIENGGYADQTYDGWVTTGPSAYCGGLWLAAVAVMVQMAVLCGAQDVQDKFSSILRRGQEAYERLLWNGRYYNYDCSPPPQSCSIMSDQCAGQWFLRASGLGEGDTEVFPTPHVVCALQTIFEFNVRAFAGGAMGAVNGMQPHGVPDRSSVQSDEVWVGVVYGLAATMIQEGLTWEGFQTAEGCYRTVWERLGLAFQTPEAYCQQRVFRSLAYMRPLSIWAMQLALQQQQHKKASRPIAEQGTGLSTGPKLGPKEAMANPK; this comes from the exons GACCCAGAGAGACGACCGAGGGGGAGCCCGAGGCGGCTTTATTGCTGTCGCCGCCAACGCCGCTGCAGCAACAGCTCCCAGGCTCCACGGAAACACTAGCTCACCTCGGCTTTCCCCAGCGCCTGGCCCTCCGAGACGACACCTAACAACCACCGCCGCCCGCATCTGGACTTGCCTAGAGAGATACTTTGTACCCAAAGACTTGGGACCCGGGACCATCGAGGTCGTGGGGACCCAGGATCCTGAGAACATGGGAACCGGAGTCCCAGCCTCGGAGCAGACTAGCTGTGCCAAAGGGGATCCACAGGTTTATTGCCCTGATAATGCTGGAGGCACTGAGGCTGGGCAGGTTACAGACTGCGACAGCCCTGAAGACAATCGGCCCCTAAGTGAGCCGGGCTGCAGCAATCCGCAGGACTGTGGGCAACTGATGGCTTCTTATGAAGGCAAAGCTAAGGGCTACCAGGTGCCTCCCTTTGGCTGGCGCATCTGCCTGGCTCATGAGTTTGCAGAGAAGAGGAAACCCTTTAATGCCAACAACATCTCCCTGAGCAACCTGATAAAGCATCTGGGCATGGGCTTGCG GTATTTGCAGTGGTGGTACCGGAAGACCCAGGTGGAGAAGAAAACACCTTTCATTGACCTCATCAATTGTGTACCCCTGAGACAGATCTATG GTTGTCCTTTGGGTGGCATCGGGGGAGGCACTATCACTCGAGGTTGGAGAGGCCAGTTCTGTCGTTGGCAGCTCAATCCTGGAATGTACCAGCACCAGACAGTCATTGCTGACCAA TTCACAGTGTGCTTGCGTCGGGAAGGGACGACTGTGTACCAGCAAGTCCTGTCTGTGGAGCGCCCAAGTGTCCTACGCAGCTGGAACTGGGGCCTGTGTGGGTACTTTGCATTCTACCACGCCCTCTATCCCCGAGCCTGGACTGTCTATCAGCTTCCTGGTCAGAATGTCACCCTTACCTGTCGCCAGATCACACCCATCTTGCCCCATGACTACCAG GACAGCAGCCTGCCTGTAGGAGTCTTTGTGTGGGATGTGGAAAATGAAGGGGATGAAGCCCTGGACGTGTCCATCATGTTCTCCATGCGGAATGGACTGGGGGGTGGAGATGATGCCCCAGGGGGATTGTGGAATGAGCCCTTCTATCTGGAGCGTGATGGGGAGACTGTACAGGGGCTGCTGCTGCATCATCCAACCCTTCCAAACCCCTACACGATGGCTGTGGCTGCACGACTCACG GTGGATACCACGGTAACCCACATCACAGCCTTTGACCCTGACAGCACTGGGCAGCAGGTGTGGCAAGACCTACTTCAAGATGGACAGCTGGACTCCCCTGCTG GCCGAAGCACCCCCTCACAGAAAGGAGTAGGCATTGCTGGGGCTGTGTGTGTTACGGGCAAGCTGCCACCTCGAGGCCAGTGCCGCCTGGAGTTCTCGCTGGCTTGGGATATGCCCAGAATCATGTTTGGAGCTAAGGGCCAGGTCTACTACAG ACGGTACACAAGGTTCTTTGGCCGCGATGGTAATGCAGCTCCCACCCTCAGCCACTATGCATTGTGCCGATACACAGACTGGGAAGAGAAGATCTCAGCTTGGCAGAGCCCGGTATTGGACGACAG ATCCTTGCCTGCCTGGTACAAATCTGCGCTGTTCAATGAACTATACTTCCTGGCTGATGGAGGCACAGTATGGCTGGAGGTTCCTGAAGACTCCTTACCAGAGGAGCTGGTGGGAAGCATGTGTCAGCTCCGCCCCATCCTCCAGGAGTATGGTCGATTTGGCTACCTTGAAG gcCAGGAATATCGCATGTACAACACATATGATGTCCACTTTTATGCTTCATTCGCCCTCGTCATGCTCTGGCCCAAACTCGAGCTCAGCCTGCAGTATGACATGG CTCTGGCCACGCTCAGGGAGGACCTGACACGGCGACAATACCTGATGAGTGGGGTAATGGCACCTGTGAAAAGGAGGAACGTCATCCCCCATGATATTGGAGACCCAG ATGACGAGCCATGGCTCCGGGTCAATGCATATGTGGTCCACGATACCGCTGACTGGAAGGACCTAAACCTGAAGTTTGTGCTGCAGGTTTACCGAGACTATTACCTGACGGGTGACCAGGGCTTCCTGAGAGACATGTGGCCTGTATGTCTG GCCGTGATGGAGTCTGAAATGAAGTTTGACAAGGACCAAGATGGACTCATTGAGAATGGAGGCTATGCAGACCAGACCTATGATGGATGGGTCACCACAGGCCCCAG TGCTTACTGTGGAGGACTGTGGCTGGCAGCTGTGGCTGTGATGGTTCAGATGGCTGTCCTATGTGGGGCACAGGATGTCCAGGATAAGTTTTCTTCCATCCTTAGACGAGGTCAAGAAGCCTATGAGAGACTACTATGGAATG GCCGCTATTACAACTATGATTGCAGCCCTCCACCTCAGTCCTGTAGCATCATGTCTGACCAGTGTGCTGGCCAGTGGTTCCTGAGGGCCAGTGGTCTaggagaaggagacactgag GTATTTCCTACCCCTCACGTGGTCTGTGCTCTCCAAACCATCTTCGAGTTCAATGTCCGGGCCTTTGCAGGAGGAGCCATGGGGGCTGTGAATGGGATGCAGCCCCATGGTGTTCCTGACAGATCCAGTGTCCAGTCTGATGAAGTCTGGGTGGGTGTGGTCTATGGGTTGGCAGCCACCATGATCCAGGAG GGCCTGACTTGGGAAGGTTTCCAGACAGCTGAAGGCTGCTACCGAACTGTGTGGGAGCGCCTGGGCCTGGCCTTCCAGACCCCTGAAGCATACTGCCAGCAGCGGGTATTCCGCTCACTGGCCTACATGCGGCCGCTGAGCATCTGGGCCATGCAGCTGgccctgcagcagcagcagcataaaAAGGCCTCCAGGCCGATAGCCGAACAGGGCACAGGACTAAGCACAGGGCCTAAACTTGGACCAAAGGAAGCCATGGCAAACCCAAAGTGA
- the GBA2 gene encoding non-lysosomal glucosylceramidase isoform X3, which translates to MGTGVPASEQTSCAKGDPQVYCPDNAGGTEAGQVTDCDSPEDNRPLSEPGCSNPQDCGQLMASYEGKAKGYQVPPFGWRICLAHEFAEKRKPFNANNISLSNLIKHLGMGLRYLQWWYRKTQVEKKTPFIDLINCVPLRQIYGCPLGGIGGGTITRGWRGQFCRWQLNPGMYQHQTVIADQFTVCLRREGTTVYQQVLSVERPSVLRSWNWGLCGYFAFYHALYPRAWTVYQLPGQNVTLTCRQITPILPHDYQDSSLPVGVFVWDVENEGDEALDVSIMFSMRNGLGGGDDAPGGLWNEPFYLERDGETVQGLLLHHPTLPNPYTMAVAARLTVDTTVTHITAFDPDSTGQQVWQDLLQDGQLDSPAGRSTPSQKGVGIAGAVCVTGKLPPRGQCRLEFSLAWDMPRIMFGAKGQVYYRRYTRFFGRDGNAAPTLSHYALCRYTDWEEKISAWQSPVLDDRSLPAWYKSALFNELYFLADGGTVWLEVPEDSLPEELVGSMCQLRPILQEYGRFGYLEGQEYRMYNTYDVHFYASFALVMLWPKLELSLQYDMALATLREDLTRRQYLMSGVMAPVKRRNVIPHDIGDPDDEPWLRVNAYVVHDTADWKDLNLKFVLQVYRDYYLTGDQGFLRDMWPVCLAVMESEMKFDKDQDGLIENGGYADQTYDGWVTTGPSAYCGGLWLAAVAVMVQMAVLCGAQDVQDKFSSILRRGQEAYERLLWNGRYYNYDCSPPPQSCSIMSDQCAGQWFLRASGLGEGDTEVFPTPHVVCALQTIFEFNVRAFAGGAMGAVNGMQPHGVPDRSSVQSDEVWVGVVYGLAATMIQEGLTWEGFQTAEGCYRTVWERLGLAFQTPEAYCQQRVFRSLAYMRPLSIWAMQLALQQQQHKKASRPIAEQGTGLSTGPKLGPKEAMANPK; encoded by the exons ATGGGAACCGGAGTCCCAGCCTCGGAGCAGACTAGCTGTGCCAAAGGGGATCCACAGGTTTATTGCCCTGATAATGCTGGAGGCACTGAGGCTGGGCAGGTTACAGACTGCGACAGCCCTGAAGACAATCGGCCCCTAAGTGAGCCGGGCTGCAGCAATCCGCAGGACTGTGGGCAACTGATGGCTTCTTATGAAGGCAAAGCTAAGGGCTACCAGGTGCCTCCCTTTGGCTGGCGCATCTGCCTGGCTCATGAGTTTGCAGAGAAGAGGAAACCCTTTAATGCCAACAACATCTCCCTGAGCAACCTGATAAAGCATCTGGGCATGGGCTTGCG GTATTTGCAGTGGTGGTACCGGAAGACCCAGGTGGAGAAGAAAACACCTTTCATTGACCTCATCAATTGTGTACCCCTGAGACAGATCTATG GTTGTCCTTTGGGTGGCATCGGGGGAGGCACTATCACTCGAGGTTGGAGAGGCCAGTTCTGTCGTTGGCAGCTCAATCCTGGAATGTACCAGCACCAGACAGTCATTGCTGACCAA TTCACAGTGTGCTTGCGTCGGGAAGGGACGACTGTGTACCAGCAAGTCCTGTCTGTGGAGCGCCCAAGTGTCCTACGCAGCTGGAACTGGGGCCTGTGTGGGTACTTTGCATTCTACCACGCCCTCTATCCCCGAGCCTGGACTGTCTATCAGCTTCCTGGTCAGAATGTCACCCTTACCTGTCGCCAGATCACACCCATCTTGCCCCATGACTACCAG GACAGCAGCCTGCCTGTAGGAGTCTTTGTGTGGGATGTGGAAAATGAAGGGGATGAAGCCCTGGACGTGTCCATCATGTTCTCCATGCGGAATGGACTGGGGGGTGGAGATGATGCCCCAGGGGGATTGTGGAATGAGCCCTTCTATCTGGAGCGTGATGGGGAGACTGTACAGGGGCTGCTGCTGCATCATCCAACCCTTCCAAACCCCTACACGATGGCTGTGGCTGCACGACTCACG GTGGATACCACGGTAACCCACATCACAGCCTTTGACCCTGACAGCACTGGGCAGCAGGTGTGGCAAGACCTACTTCAAGATGGACAGCTGGACTCCCCTGCTG GCCGAAGCACCCCCTCACAGAAAGGAGTAGGCATTGCTGGGGCTGTGTGTGTTACGGGCAAGCTGCCACCTCGAGGCCAGTGCCGCCTGGAGTTCTCGCTGGCTTGGGATATGCCCAGAATCATGTTTGGAGCTAAGGGCCAGGTCTACTACAG ACGGTACACAAGGTTCTTTGGCCGCGATGGTAATGCAGCTCCCACCCTCAGCCACTATGCATTGTGCCGATACACAGACTGGGAAGAGAAGATCTCAGCTTGGCAGAGCCCGGTATTGGACGACAG ATCCTTGCCTGCCTGGTACAAATCTGCGCTGTTCAATGAACTATACTTCCTGGCTGATGGAGGCACAGTATGGCTGGAGGTTCCTGAAGACTCCTTACCAGAGGAGCTGGTGGGAAGCATGTGTCAGCTCCGCCCCATCCTCCAGGAGTATGGTCGATTTGGCTACCTTGAAG gcCAGGAATATCGCATGTACAACACATATGATGTCCACTTTTATGCTTCATTCGCCCTCGTCATGCTCTGGCCCAAACTCGAGCTCAGCCTGCAGTATGACATGG CTCTGGCCACGCTCAGGGAGGACCTGACACGGCGACAATACCTGATGAGTGGGGTAATGGCACCTGTGAAAAGGAGGAACGTCATCCCCCATGATATTGGAGACCCAG ATGACGAGCCATGGCTCCGGGTCAATGCATATGTGGTCCACGATACCGCTGACTGGAAGGACCTAAACCTGAAGTTTGTGCTGCAGGTTTACCGAGACTATTACCTGACGGGTGACCAGGGCTTCCTGAGAGACATGTGGCCTGTATGTCTG GCCGTGATGGAGTCTGAAATGAAGTTTGACAAGGACCAAGATGGACTCATTGAGAATGGAGGCTATGCAGACCAGACCTATGATGGATGGGTCACCACAGGCCCCAG TGCTTACTGTGGAGGACTGTGGCTGGCAGCTGTGGCTGTGATGGTTCAGATGGCTGTCCTATGTGGGGCACAGGATGTCCAGGATAAGTTTTCTTCCATCCTTAGACGAGGTCAAGAAGCCTATGAGAGACTACTATGGAATG GCCGCTATTACAACTATGATTGCAGCCCTCCACCTCAGTCCTGTAGCATCATGTCTGACCAGTGTGCTGGCCAGTGGTTCCTGAGGGCCAGTGGTCTaggagaaggagacactgag GTATTTCCTACCCCTCACGTGGTCTGTGCTCTCCAAACCATCTTCGAGTTCAATGTCCGGGCCTTTGCAGGAGGAGCCATGGGGGCTGTGAATGGGATGCAGCCCCATGGTGTTCCTGACAGATCCAGTGTCCAGTCTGATGAAGTCTGGGTGGGTGTGGTCTATGGGTTGGCAGCCACCATGATCCAGGAG GGCCTGACTTGGGAAGGTTTCCAGACAGCTGAAGGCTGCTACCGAACTGTGTGGGAGCGCCTGGGCCTGGCCTTCCAGACCCCTGAAGCATACTGCCAGCAGCGGGTATTCCGCTCACTGGCCTACATGCGGCCGCTGAGCATCTGGGCCATGCAGCTGgccctgcagcagcagcagcataaaAAGGCCTCCAGGCCGATAGCCGAACAGGGCACAGGACTAAGCACAGGGCCTAAACTTGGACCAAAGGAAGCCATGGCAAACCCAAAGTGA